The sequence AATCCTGTTGTATGGTGGACGTAGTGCAGAACGTGAAGTTTCTGTTCTTTCAGCAGAAAGCGTGATGCGCGCGATTGATTACCAAGCATTTTCGGTTCAAACCTACTTTATTACGCAGTCAGGAGACTTCATCCAGACGCAAGCTTTTGAAGAGAAACCAGCGGATGATGAGAAATTGATGACCAATGATACAGTGGACTGGTCTAAAAAAGTGGCACCATCTGCGATTTACAAGGAAGGAGCAGTGGTCTTTCCAGTTCTTCATGGACCAATGGGAGAAGATGGTTCCATTCAAGGCTTCTTAGAAGTCTTGAAGATGCCTTATGTTGGCTGTGGCATCCTAGCTTCCAGTGTTGCGATGGACAAGATCACGACCAAACGGGTCTTGGAGTCTGCAGGGATTCCACAAGTTCCTTATGTAGCTGTAGTGGAAGGCGATGACTTGGAAGAGAAAATTGCTGCAATTGAAGCCAATCTCTCTTATCCTGTCTTTACCAAACCATCCAATATGGGCTCTAGTGTTGGGATTTCAAAATCTGAAAACCAAACAGAACTTCGGACTGCTCTTGAATTAGCCTTTAAATACGATAGCCGTGTCTTAGTAGAGCAAGGGGTTAATGCGCGTGAGATTGAAGTTGGACTGCTTGGAAACTATGATGTGAAGAGCACCTTGCCAGGTGAAGTTGTGAAAGATGTGGCCTTCTATGATTATGATGCCAAATACATCGACAACAAAATTACCATGGCGATTCCAGCTCAATTGGATCCTGAGGTTGTGAAAACCATGCGGACCAACGCAGAAAAAGCCTTTCGTGCAATCGGTGGTCTGGGCTTGGCGCGTTGTGATTTCTTCTATACAGATAAAGGAGAGATCTTCTTAAACGAACTCAATACCATGCCAGGATTTACCCAATGGTCTATGTATCCTCTGCTTTGGGACAATATGGGACTCAACTATACAGATTTGATTACCAAGTTAGTAGAGCTTGGAAA comes from Streptococcus parasanguinis ATCC 15912 and encodes:
- a CDS encoding D-alanine--D-alanine ligase, which translates into the protein MSKQDLILLYGGRSAEREVSVLSAESVMRAIDYQAFSVQTYFITQSGDFIQTQAFEEKPADDEKLMTNDTVDWSKKVAPSAIYKEGAVVFPVLHGPMGEDGSIQGFLEVLKMPYVGCGILASSVAMDKITTKRVLESAGIPQVPYVAVVEGDDLEEKIAAIEANLSYPVFTKPSNMGSSVGISKSENQTELRTALELAFKYDSRVLVEQGVNAREIEVGLLGNYDVKSTLPGEVVKDVAFYDYDAKYIDNKITMAIPAQLDPEVVKTMRTNAEKAFRAIGGLGLARCDFFYTDKGEIFLNELNTMPGFTQWSMYPLLWDNMGLNYTDLITKLVELGKEVFQKHEAHLL